The Thunnus thynnus chromosome 13, fThuThy2.1, whole genome shotgun sequence genome segment TCTCACTGACAATGATATTGTAGtaattttttgacattaaacTGTTAAGTGCAGaatgaaataattgaaattttggggggacaaaaaaaaacattcaaaatttcAAAGAATAATTTCTGTTGCAGTATCAAATTCATGTTTAGCCTTATTCCAGGAAACTGGCACAACAGTAATTATTCCTTGCATTGTTTTGCTCATTGTACactaagaaaacattttctatttcaaagATTATATAAAGGATGGCTTTAAATGTAGCCTACACTGGCCTGTTGTATGAATTGGTATTGCAATAAAGTTACAGCATGGTCAAACTGCAGCAGCTGTAAAGTACTGGTGATATGCAGAATGATGGGTAAAGCAGCAATAGTAGATATGTACGTAGGTGTCCTCCACCTGCTACATCACATGCACCATCAAAATTTAAAACAGCCATGTTTGTTGACACATCTTAAATGGTTTGGTGCTAGTTTTGGTCATGACTTGCTTTGTATCAGCCATTACTAAGTGATTTTCCtgaatacatttcatttttattatgtttattactaAGTTTCTGTGTCTTGTTCTTCGCAGTGCAGTGCAGGGTCAGACCAGGCAGCATGGGGTATAATGCTACTGCCACATTTAGGCATAGTGTGCAATTCTGACCACATCAATGTCAAAACATCAAACCTTGTCAGATTGATTTTATACTGACAGAATGacatctccttttttttttctttttttactaaTCTGGCATTCAGGTGTGAGGCGCATTTTACTATTTGAGGCTTTTGAAGTTACTAAAGAGAGGTGCATGTTTATCAGTGGTTACCcagttttgtgaaatatgtctAAGAGTCTACAGCAGCAGACATTAAAGGATATTACATttgtaatgtaatattaatgtaccatttagattatttttagaGTAGTCATGAGAACAACATGAAACTGCGATCCATGGCTCAGTTCTCCCAGGACATAATAACGTCTCttaaattttttttctgcttaatGGGTCACAGAGAAAACTTGCAAAATCATCCTTGTTTAGCACTACAGTTGTTGAGTTAATCATCCAAACAATAAACTTTCAATAAAATCATACGTAATTCTTCACAACTTTgcccaaaattacaaaaaaaaacatatccaCAGATGTAAACATCTTCACATGCTCCCTAAACTGACAGATGTCAGCCAATAGAAAACCACCAAGCCATGTATTCCAGTTTCATCTGTTACTTGATACTCTTTAGCTGCACAACTATCTGGatgtcacataaaaatacaGGAATTATCATTTAACAGGCTTGTGGATCCAGATTTCAAAGTTGAGAATTTCATTCTTTGTTTATGCGATCTCTTACTGACTCATTGTTGTTGAGAGGTGGCGATTGCTTGCTCCGCATGCTCCTGCCGTCCGTGGCGGCCCGCGAAGTCTCTGTCACAAAAAGCCGAGTCACCCAAACAGAGGTGACAATGCGTTTGTACTCGTTCCTAAAATTCCTGTTGAGTAAGCCATAGATGATGGCGTTCAGACAACTGTTGAAATAGGCCATGAAGTAGCTGACCACAAAAAGCCACTCTGGGATACGGGGAGCCACGCGGGACGGATCTATGGCTACCGCCAAGCCAATCAGGTTAAGAGGAGCCCAGCAGATGGCAAACAGCACAAAGACCACAAACATGGTGATAAAATTCCGCAAGTCGCTGGGTCTGAGGCGAGGGCTCTCCTCAGTCTTCACTTTACGACGCACCTAGACATGACGAAACCACATAAGATAGAAAATTAGACTTTTTGTCCCTTTCCACCTCTCTATttcacaaacagacagaaacccACACATGCATTGACACCCACAcattacacagaaacacacccaTATATTCACATGCACAACTATTCCAGGGATCTGGTCCATCTACCTGCCTGTCAAACATGGTGTCTCAGCTGAAATCACAGGCACTGACTTTGCCAAATctttgcagtttttaaaaaaaaaaaaaatccacacttACTAGTAGTTAAAGATCAAAATGCTCAACTCAAATGTTGTATGTCAGGAAGTATTTAAATTGTTTGATGATGTATTTTGTCAGTattctgacatttaaagaaattacaCTGACTCTTCCAGTAAAGGGCCAATAATTAAAGGTCAAAACTTCTAAAGTCAGAGAGACCATATTTTCTGCATTACAGGTCCATTTTGGATGGCTCCTGGAGGACTGATGAATCTTGTTATTGTTTGGCCCATTGGGTGCCTGCATTATTTACAGCTAATGGCATATTTATAGGTTTATTTGCTTTGGCCTTTTTATACCTTTTGTGTGCCAGTAAAGACATAAATAACCACGTAGAGAATTAGAAGCCTGACCTGAATCACAAGTACCCAAATCCGTAGATAACAGAAGGTAACCACTGCGATGGGAACCAGGAAGTGAACCACCACTACAGCCACCGTGTAGGAACTACTGACATTCTGGGCGAAGGTACAGGAGTAGACCCGTGGGTCGTAGCGCAGGGAACCGACGAAGAAATTCGGAACAATGGCAACTACTGTGAGCAGCCAAATTAAGGCAACAAAGATCAGAGTGTTGCGATAGCTGTACAGCCGACTGTAGGAGAACGAATGACAGATGTAGCAGTATCTGTTTACTGCAATCCCAGTGATGTTGAAAATGGAGCCGATGACACTCAGCCCCATGAGGAAACCACTGACctgaacagataaaaaaagagaatgcAAGTGTTTGTGTCAGACTGTGTTGGGTGTGAGGTTACTGGTAGTACACTGGTAGTAAActgaaacatactgtagctgaTGTCGTCTTACCATGCATTGTGTGTTTCCTAGTGCCCATCCATCATGGAAAAGAGCATACAGAACCAGCGGGTAGGGGTAGAACGCCACCACAAGGTCAGCAAATGCCAAACTCACCACAAACACATTACCTGGAGAaggagacaaaaagagacagcCTTAgttttcttaaatgtatttacattaaCTTGCTCTCTCTATAATGTGAGATGTTGTATTATGCCAATACCCTTATTATGCCGTTCCATTTAGATTCATCCTGTAATGTGGCTCTGATGGTTTGACCCATCATTTTCTCACCTCGGCATAATGCAATTTGCCTGCGTGagcccagccaatcagaataaaCACATCCAACCCTGATGGCTCATGAGTAGTGTACATCCACTTTTGATGATGTTACATTTAAAGTGCTCATGTGTTTTGATCAATGCTTTCATTTTCCATTGTATGTGCTCTTTGAGGCTGACATTATGTTACAACGTCAGAGCTTGTCATCTTGCTACAGTACAGTGTTATAGTTGTGCACATTTTTGTAAATTGCATCAACAATTGCCACTAAAATTGGATTGCTACATATCTCTTACTTGGAAAATGACCTTATGTGAGTAAAGAAAATGcagtttacattacattatgtcTTATAATCACTTTAATTGAGTAAAATACTGGATTACTGCAATTTCTAATATGCTGGGATTCTATTTCAGCAATTCCAGTTTAGCAAGACTGTTGACAGAGAGGGCTGAAATTACATACCAAAGGTTTCTAGCCTCTGCCCCACAGTAGGTTGCCTCATTCCCGATAAAGTTTTATCAGAAATGACAGATTCGCTGTGTTTTGACAGAGTAGCAGGACAAGCGTGTGGACAGCTTCAGTGACACTGGGGCATGCAGGTGCTTTTTCATCTAGCAGACCCCCAGCCACATCTAAAGAGTGGTCTGTGGTTCACACTATCCAGTTGGTGCGTCGCATGGATCAGCTGCCTCACATTGGCTTGGACACCAGCTAATATCCAATTGTATTCATATAGGTGTACAGATTAGCCATTATATACTGACACTTCTCACTCTGCTGATACACTCAATGCCAAACCCTGAACTGTCAATGTATATTTGTTGGGGGGGATTAGTTCTCCCAGCAGAACCCTTATTCCTCCTCAGATTTTTTGAATGCTCCCTAAAAGAGCAGAGCACTTTCCCCCAAATCTAACAATATAACTATTTGCTAAAAATAATCCGTTCCACCACATTTCAAGTATATTTCCAGATATAATAGTGCAGAGCATTGGCAGTGTCTAGCACCGTCTATTCATAAGGAAGGACATGAAGTACTGTAGGGGCCCCAGGTCTTGGTGGAGGAAAAGGTTGAGGAGGGAAAATTGCCTGTGTGTCATATTTCCAGCCATCTCTTAAAGGGATTGGGGGTACTTGTCATGTCTTGTATAATCCATCTGCTCAAACCATGTCAAAAATGCGTGGTGCAAAGTGCACCTGAGCTTTATAGTTATACCAAGCATGAGCAGCTTActcacatttctttttgtaactacagtatgtgcaaaTGTGGCTTTGGTGTGTGGCTGTCAACCTAGAACTGTCACTGTGCACCATGATGCATAAAGCCAGCAATTCTTCACCTCCTGTACAAGGACAACAGTTTTCTCTTGGTTTGGTGGTTTGGTGGGGAAATCACTTTCTTGACTCTTCCATCATTTAAGTGTCAGAGTGCTATGACACAAATGGTCTGCTTATGATAGCAAGGAATAGAGTAGATCTGACTGGTCATGACTGAACTCAGTATATCATTGTATCAGTCACAACCAACAAACATATATGCTGATAAGAAGAAAAAGGCTGGACAATTACTTAATGTGCAGGTTAAAGCAAATTCAGTATGGCAACTTCAATTATAGACTGATAAGACTTCATACTCCAATGCTGTTCATTCTTTCTGGAGTATTTGAATATAAATTGGATCTGTGCCGCAAAGAAAAAGACCATACTGTTCACTGACAAGAGGGATGACGTTCTGtatctttttaaaaaccttAGCGTGGGTCTTTTCATTAAAGGGCTCTTCAAAAATGATAAAGCAGAAATTATCTTTTCAGACTGGATAGATTAATGGTCATTACTAACTgctttgagtgtgtgtgggcatgcATGTTCcacttcaataaataaattaggcAGTGAAGAAAGACATGTAAAGCATGGAACAAACACAGAGGTACACATAAACCTGAGCACACAGAAGTGTACAATAAACAGACAGaaggcaaaaaagaaaaaaaaacaaaaaaacatcagccTGCTTGTCATATGATCTCACCTTGAGGCTACAGCAGTCTTCACAGGGACGACTTTTCAGACTCAAACTCAAACTTTAACTCACTTTAATTCTGTTCTGtaatacttttattttcatgttaatgATCATCCAAAACATAGTGTTTCTTGTAATTGTCTTACTTATCTTCGAGCAGCATAAATTTTTGCTTGCTTTCACAAGCTTTTTTCCATGCAAATATGCCTTCATGCACTGTTAAGGCAATGTCAGTTTGAGCAAGCACCTGGGCAATAGAGCTTGTTAATAATTACTGCTCAAATTTTGGATCCTTAaccattacatttttatatgagCTTCCTAAAATGAATGCTCCAACAACTGTGCTTGCTAATATATGGCTTTTTTGAATAATGCTGTGCAATGAGCAGCCTGCTCATTGCACAGAGAATGAGatcaattttatttgtggtCATTGCGGCATTTAGTTGAAATTAGACagtaaaactttttaaatggtTCTCTTAAGTTTATGAGTCGACAAGAAAGAATCCGCAATTATGTAGTCAAAATTAATGTACAAAGGCAggcacagaacaaaaaaaattctAGAAATGTTGGTGAAAGTTTCTTTTGTGTTGACTTCTGATCAGTTCACAGCTCATgacttgaaacatttttctccacaaaacaaaaaagatttctGCACATTCACAAAGTACTGTGAACAAAGGTTTTCTGATAATTATGGGAATTTCACTTTCCATTTAAATTTTGAACTGGGTCACctccaacacaacaaagagTGCCGCATATTTGGAAATGTGATAGTGGATAGTGTACTAAAGTTTTTAAGTATTCACACAATTATCATACAGCTGtcaaagtcatgttttcttttaaaaaggtCACCACCACAACATCTGAACTGTGTAATGTCTGAAATAAAATGACCATAAAATGACCCACTGTTCCATTGCACTGTGATGGCATCAC includes the following:
- the mtnr1bb gene encoding melatonin receptor type 1B-B isoform X1, which gives rise to MPDTFSLIKNRTEPRLGQLERTLATEGSARPAWVIAILASVLIFTTVVDVLGNLLVIISVLRNRKLRNAGNVFVVSLAFADLVVAFYPYPLVLYALFHDGWALGNTQCMVSGFLMGLSVIGSIFNITGIAVNRYCYICHSFSYSRLYSYRNTLIFVALIWLLTVVAIVPNFFVGSLRYDPRVYSCTFAQNVSSSYTVAVVVVHFLVPIAVVTFCYLRIWVLVIQVRRKVKTEESPRLRPSDLRNFITMFVVFVLFAICWAPLNLIGLAVAIDPSRVAPRIPEWLFVVSYFMAYFNSCLNAIIYGLLNRNFRNEYKRIVTSVWVTRLFVTETSRAATDGRSMRSKQSPPLNNNESVRDRINKE
- the mtnr1bb gene encoding melatonin receptor type 1B-B isoform X2, with protein sequence MPDTFSLIKNRTEPRLGQLERTLATEGSARPAWVIAILASVLIFTTVVDVLGNLLVIISVLRNRKLRNAGNVFVVSLAFADLVVAFYPYPLVLYALFHDGWALGNTQCMVSGFLMGLSVIGSIFNITGIAVNRYCYICHSFSYSRLYSYRNTLIFVALIWLLTVVAIVPNFFVGSLRYDPRVYSCTFAQNVSSSYTVAVVVVHFLVPIAVVTFCYLRIWVLVIQVRRKVKTEESPRLRPSDLRNFITMFVVFVLFAICWAPLNLIGLAVAIDPSRVAPRIPEWLFVVSYFMAYFNSCLNAIIYGLLNRNFRNEYKRIVTSVWVTRLFVTETSRAATDGRSMRSKQSPPLNNNDHIQPQCPEDSLSNMNQKEICGM